A window of Microbispora hainanensis genomic DNA:
GTATCTGGCCGCCGCCCACCGCGGGTTCGCCCACCTGGAGGAGCACAACCTCGACTACCTCTACGACCGCACGGAGTCGGTCATCGACGACTACTGCGCGCTCATGGCCGCCACCGAGCTCGGCCGGGCCGCGCGCGTCGTGTCCGGCGCGCCCGATCCGGCGGCGTACGAGAAGGCCGCGCTGCGGCGCGCGGAGTCGCTCATCGGCCGCTACACCGACACCGGCATGGGCTTCGGCTACCTGAAGGGAGACGTGGAGGGCAGGCCGTTCTTCCACGCGGCGGAGGCCGGTCTCCCCACGGTGGCCCTCATGCGGTTCGCCGAGACGTACGACGGCCGCGCGCTCGCCGGTCAGGCACGCGCCACGGCGCTCGCGCTCATGCGCGACGCGGCGCACCTGGCCGACGAGGTGCCGAACCCCTTCGGCTACGCCCGGCAGTACGTGCAGCCGGCCGGCCGGCCGCCGCGTACGGCCTTCTTCTATCCGCACGACAACGAGACCGGCTATTGGTGGCAGGGCGAGAACGCCGCGATCTGCTCCCTCGCGTACGCGGCACTGCTCGCGGCCGAGCTCCCCGAGTGCGACCCCGCCCTGCGCGACCGGCTGCTCCGGCTGGCGGACGACCAGGTGCACTGGGTGATGGGGCTGAACCCCTTCGACGCCTCGATGATCCAGGGCAGGGGCCGCAACAACGTCGAATATTCCACGGTGTTCCAGAACGTGCCCGGAGGCATCCTCAACGGGGTGACCAGCGGCTTCGACGACGAGCACGACATCGCGTTCATGCCGGACGAACACCGTGAGACCGGTCATTCATGGCGCTGGGCCGAGCAGTGGATCCCGCACAGCGCGTGGTTCCTGCTCGCCGTCTCGGCGCTCGGTTAGGAGGCGGCCATCACGATCATCCGTCCGTTCCGGCCGTTCGACCTGCCGGGCATGTATCGGGTGTGCCTGCGGACCGGCGACTCCGGCAGGGACGCCACCGGGCTCTACCACGACCCGGATCTGCTCGCGCACGTCTACGCCGGGCCGTACCCGGTCGCGGATCCCGCGCTCACGTTCGTCGCCGCCGACGAGGGCGGCGTCCTCGGCTACATCGTCGCGACCGCCGACACGTTCGCGTTCGAGACCTGGCTGGAGGAGAACTGGTGGCCCGCGCTGCGGGAGCGCTATCCGATCGAGCTGGCCACCGATCCGGCGGACGGCAGCCAGGACTGGCAGCGCGTCGCCCACATCCACCGGTCGCGGTCCCGGCACGACGAGCTGTACGACCGCTATCCGGCGCATCTGCACATCGACATCCTGCCCAGGGGCCAGGGCGCCGGGCTCGGCAGGCGGCTGATGACCACCCTGCTCGACGCGCTGCGGGCACGGCGGGTGCCCGGCCTGCACCTGGGCGTGGGCAGCGGCAACCCGGGCGCGTACGCGTTCTATCGGGCGATGGGCTTCACGGAGGAACGCCGGGGCGACTGGGGTTCCATCATGGTGATGGACCTCCGCGAGTGACCGGACGACCGGCCCGTCCGGGCCGGTCACGGGGGAGGAGCCGCCCCGGAGCTGGGCAAACCGCGATGCTAACCTAAGTCAGTCGCTTTAAACGCGCATTACGCCCCGCCCGCGCAACGGAAGAATCCGCGCATGTCCCCTGTCTCCGTCACCCATACAGCGCGCCGGCTCAGAGGCGTCGCCGCGGTCGCCGTGGCAGGGGTGGCGCTGTTCGCGCTCAGGGACCGGATCCCCGATCCGGACGCGGTCTGGGCCTCGATACAGGGGGTGAACCTCGGCTGGCTGGCCGTCGCCGTGCTCGCCGAGGCCCTCTCGATGCGGCTCTTCGCGGCGCTGCTGCGCCGTCTGCTCAGGAGCGGGGGCGTCAGGCTCACCACTCCGCGCTCGATGGCCGTCACGTACGCCCGCAACGCCGTGTCGAGCTCCCTGCCCGCCGGACCGGTGCTCTCGGTCGCCTTCACCATCCGCGAGCTCGGCCGGCTCGGCGCGTCCACGTCGCTGTCGGCCGCGACGCTCGCGCTCAGCGCCGTCTATTCGACCACCACCTTCGCCCTGCTGGGGCTGGTCGCGCTGCTGGGCGGCGACGCGACCCGGATGCCCGCGCTGATCGCGCTGGCCGCCGCCGCGACGGCCGTCTTCGCACTGGTGCGGCTGCGCCGGCGGCGGCACGGCGCACACCGTCGCGACCCACACCGGCGCGACCCACACCGGCGCGACCCACACCGGCGCCGCGCCTGCCGGATCCTCTCGGCCGGCGACGCGATCAGGCCGACCGGCAGAGACCGGCTGGTCCTCGTCGTCCTGGCGCTGGCCAACTGGCTTCTCGACGTGGCCTGCCTGGCCGCCGTGTGCGCGGCCGCGGGAGTCGGGCTCGGGCCCCACACCGTGCTGCTCGGCTACGTCGCGGGCAAGATCGCTGCGACGGTCGCGTTCATCCCCGGCGGGCTCGGCGTCACCGAGCTCGGCATGGCCGCCACGTTCGTCGGAGCGGGCACCACCGGCACCATGGCGGCGGCCGTCGTGGCGCTCTATCGGCTGATCTCCTACTGGGCCGTGCTCGCCGTCGGCTGGATCGCCTGGCTGCTGCTGCGCGACGCGGTCCGGGCCCGCCTGGCCGCGGCCGGACGGTGGCTGCTCGGCGTCGCCGGGTGCGGTGACGACAAGACGGGCATGCGCCCGGCGAGGTGAGGCTACGGGTCGCCGGAAACGGGCGCCAGCCACAGCCCGACGAGCGCGTCGATCAGTCCGGTCGCCGTGTCGTTCCAGCTCGGCCGCGGCGTGGACGCGCCTTTGGCGAGAGCGCGCTCGCGTTCGGCGCACACGTGTGTGATCAGATGCCACGCCATGTCGCCGCGCTCCGCCCGGACGCCGGCGGGCAGCTCGGGCAGGCAGCGGTGGAACCCGGCCATCACCTTGCGCAGTGAGCCCTGCGTCTCCTCGGCGATGATCGCGCGCAGCGAGGGATCGGTCACCACTTGGGCGATGAAGCGGGCACACCAGGTCGGAGTGCCCTGGGCGGCCAGATGCTCGGTGACCGGGCGGACCAGGCAGGCCACCCAGTCGCGTACGTCGGCGGAGTCGCCGATGCCGGCCAGCATCCGCTCGCGTATCCGGTCGACCGGCTCGGCGTGCCTGCGGGCGATCGCGCGCACGAGATCGGCCTTGGTGCCGAAGTGGTAGCCGACCGCGGCGTTGTTGCCCTGCCCCGCCGCCTCGCTGACCTGGCGGTTGGACACGGCGGACACGCCGTGCTCCGCGAACAGCCGCTCCGCCGCCGACAGGATCCGCTCACGGGTCGCACCGACCCGTTCGGCTCGCACCTTCCCGGCCATCCTCACCCGGCCATCCTGGACACGGCCATCCTCACCACCGCACCGGAACCGCTGCGCGGTTCACCGAACGAAAGGCCACCCGGCCCGGTGCAAGTTCATCCATGCCGGCGAGGTAAGTCAAGCAGTTGAATTAAAACGCCTCGCGGCGCTCGCGAGCACGGGTGGCCAGCGTCACGGGTACGGCGTGGCCCAGCACGCCGACGCCCCAGCCCAGGACGGGCCAGATCGGCCACGGATACCAGGAGCCGGTCGACCGGCCGACGACGAGCCAGACGGCCACCATGAGGAGCGACGTGCCGGCATAGACGCCGGCGTGGATGCGCACCCCGAGCCTGGCCGCCCTGGCCTTCCGGGCCGGGCCGCGCGCCCGGTCCCTCGACGTACGCAGCCGGGGCGGCAGGTCGGCGAGGAGCGCGTCGAGCTCGGCGTGGTGCCGCGCGCGGGTGGCGAGGCCGAGGCGCTCGTCGAACTCCTCCTTGGTCAGATAGCCGGCGCCGTACGCGTCGGCGAGCAGCTCGACCGCGTGGTCGCGGTCCGCCGCGCCGGCCCGGGGAGAGGCGGCGGGTGTGGCAGCGGGGGCGGCGGGCCTGGAGCGCAGCGTGGTGCCGGAGTAGGTGGTCAAGGGAGCCTCCAGGGGTCGGGCGGGCAATCACCGCGAATGTCGATAACCGAAGCGTCGCACAGACGCACTAGCGAATGCAATACGCTACAGTTAACATGTGTAAACAAAAGAAGGGAGACAGGCCCATGGAGGCGACCTCGACGACCGGTCCTTCACGACGTCAGAGGGTGCGCGACGCCACGCTGCGGGAGCTGATCTCGGTCAGCCGCGAGATCCTGACGACCCAGGGCGTCGAAGCGCTGACGATCCGGGCGGTCGCCCGGGAGATGGGGATGACCCCGCCCGGGGTCTACCGCTACTTCGACAGCCACCGCGCCCTCCTCGACGCGGTCATCCTGGCGATCCTGGACGAGCTCACCGAGTTCGTCGCCGCCGCCGTGGACGAGGTGGACGAGGCCGACACGGCGGGCAGGCTCGTGACCGCCAGCAGGGCGCTGCGGCGCTGGGGGGTCGAGCACCCCCGGGAGTTCCACCTCTCCCTGGTCGTCTCCCCGCCGGAGGAGGAGAACCCGACGGTCCGCCGGGCGCGAGGCCAGGTGGGCAGGCTGTTCGGCGAGATCTTCGCCGGAGTCTGGCGCGACTACGGCAACGCATCCCCCGCGGCCTGGCCCCGCGAGCCCCGGATCGAGCCGCTGGCCGAACGGCTCGTGCGGATCCTGGAGATCACGATGCCCTCCACGGCGGCCGCGGCCGCCTTCACCCGCTGCTGGATGCGGCTCTACGGCATGGTCTGCCTGGAGTCGCTCGGCCTCCCACGGATCGTCGGCGACGAGGAGGGCGACCTGTTCGAGGCGGAGCTGGCCGAGCTCTCACGGACGCTCGGCCTTCCCGAGGCCGCCCTGCGTACCGGCCGCTGACGTCCATCCCACCCCCCACATCGAAGGAGAGCCATGACCCCCCTGCAGCTCAGCCAGCCCACCCAGATGATCGCCGGCGCCGTCCTGCTGACCATCGTGACCATCGAGTTCGGCGGGTGGTTCCTCACCCGGATCGTCCGCGGCGCGGTGCCGATGACGCCCTTCCAGCAGGCCTTCGCCCGAGCCGGCCACGCGCACGCGGGGGTGCTGGTCATCCTCGGGCTGGTGGGCCTCCTCTTCGCCGACGCCACCGGTCTCGACGGTGCCGCCCTGTGGACCGCCCGGCTCGGCGTGCCGCTCGCGGCCGTGCTGATGTCCGCCGGATTCTTCCTGTCGTCCATCGGACGGGACGTGACCCGGCCCAACCGCCTGATCGTCCTGCTCTGGCTCGGCGCGCTCTGCCTGGCGGCGGGCGTGCTGACCCTCGGCGTCGGCCTGCTGACGAGCTGACGGCCGTCCCCTCGGGGACTGCCTACTCTGACGTCAGAGTAGGGTGAGGCTGGTCACATGGTTCTCCCGGCCGACGCGCCGCCGTCCCGCCGACGTCTCCTACGACGTCCCGTCCTCGCGCCCCGCGTCGTGACCGCCGGAAGGCCAGGTATCCGGGCGGCCTCGCCGCCCGCCGGGGCCCGCTCGCGTGGGAACGTCCTGCGCGGCGGGTCCGGCCACACGGGATCGCACGTGGAGAGGAGGACGATGTCCGTCTACCGCGTCAGGATGTACAGCGGGTTCCAGCGCACCCTCACCGCCGACCGGGTCGTCGTCAACGGCGACAACATCTGTTTCGAGCGGAGTAGGAACGGGTCCTGGGTGGCGGCGCTCCAGCTGCCGACGCAGCTGGTCACCCGGGTCCGCCGGAGGTGCGTCCAGCCGGACGGCACGGTCACGTGGAACGTCGAGAAGCCGGAGCCCAGCACCTACTGATCGAGCTCCTGCTCCCAGATCATTGCTCCATAACCTTCCGTGAGAGTAGAGTCTGGCCCGCTTGCGGTGGGACTCCGCTTCGCCGCGTGCTCACCCATCGCAGGCGTCAACGCCACCGCACGGCCCGCCTGGCACCTTCCCCCTCGCCGGGCGCGCCGTCGCGGTGGGAACCGGCGTTGTTCTGCGAAACTCCACCCGTACGTAACGGTAGGCCGTGAGTGGCGACGTACCCGCGAGAGCTTTGACCGCGGGGGGTAGGAAAGGTGAGCGGAGCGATGCCTGAAGGTCTGGTGCAGATCGGCGAGGTCGCCGAGCGGCTCGGGCTGTCTTTGCGCACGATCCGCCATTACGAAGAGGTCGGCCTGGTCGTGCCCGCCCGCACGCAGGGCGGTTTCCGGCTCTACAGCGAGGAGGACGTGCAGCGCCTGGCGCTGATCCGGCGGATGAAGCCGCTGGCGTTCACGCTGGAGGAGATGCGCGACCTGCTGGAGATCACCGACCGGCTCGCGCGCGGCGACGACGATCCCGGCCTGGTCGCCCGGCTGCAGCTCTTCGAGCGGGCGGTCGCGGAACGCGCCGACAGGCTGCGCGAGCAGCTCGCGATGGCCAGGGAGTTCGCCGAGCAGCTCCGGCGTCAGCGGTTGAGCGCCCCGAAGCCGACGCCCGCGCACTGACCTTTCCCGTCTCCCGGCGGCCCCGGCCCGTCCCGCGGGCCCCGCGGGACCCGTACGGACCGGAGCCCGCACAGGCGTCCGGGTAATGGTTCGTTATGCGGATACCCGCCCTCGCCTTGGGGATAGCGACCATTCGTATGGCCTGCCTAATCTGCGATAAGTGACGCTCTTTCCGACCGTTTGACGCACCGCGCATGGAAGGGCGGGGCGCTTCGCCACGGAAGGTGCCCGCTGGTGACCAAGGAGCACGACACGATGAACTCGCAGACCATGGACCGCGCCGACGTCCGTACGGACGAGTCGGTCCTCGACGAATACACGTGTCCGGTGCCGCACACTCCACAGGAGGTCGGCGCCGTACGACACCGCGCGCTCGGCGTGCTGACGGCCTGGGGGACGCCCGGGACCGCCGCGCAGGAGGCCGTGCTGGTGATCTCCGAGATGGTGACCAACGCCGTGCTCCACGCCCTGCCGCCGGCCGAATTCCGGCTCCTCCGCTGCGCGGAGGGCGATCACGACATCATCCGGGTCGAGGTCACCGACGCCGGGGCGGCCCCGGTGTGGCCGGGTGCCGAGGCGGCCCCGGGCGAGTGCGGGCGCGGCGGCGTCGTCGTCGACGCCCTCGCCATCCGGCACGGCGCCCGGAGCGGG
This region includes:
- a CDS encoding glycoside hydrolase family 9 protein, giving the protein MITVLTSHLGYNTGSTKKAVVLLRGRVAVEGAVLVDEEDGTRTTLAVGPEERVDGWSLGTFRRVDFSRVRTEGRYRVEVVTPDGVHAGEPFVIGTRRVQHMTLSDTLYYFKAVRSSGEIDRKDRHARFYQDDSGRTVDARGGWLDASGDHSKFLSHLNYTRMMNPQQTPLCAWAFMAARDRLAAHHPELSRSLGARMRDEGLHGADFLVRFQSEEGYFYTAIFDALTKDLDERVINAPLQDSVRTTRWQAAYRQGGGMAIAALARAATLDDHGDFTPGEYLAAAHRGFAHLEEHNLDYLYDRTESVIDDYCALMAATELGRAARVVSGAPDPAAYEKAALRRAESLIGRYTDTGMGFGYLKGDVEGRPFFHAAEAGLPTVALMRFAETYDGRALAGQARATALALMRDAAHLADEVPNPFGYARQYVQPAGRPPRTAFFYPHDNETGYWWQGENAAICSLAYAALLAAELPECDPALRDRLLRLADDQVHWVMGLNPFDASMIQGRGRNNVEYSTVFQNVPGGILNGVTSGFDDEHDIAFMPDEHRETGHSWRWAEQWIPHSAWFLLAVSALG
- a CDS encoding GNAT family N-acetyltransferase, with translation MYRVCLRTGDSGRDATGLYHDPDLLAHVYAGPYPVADPALTFVAADEGGVLGYIVATADTFAFETWLEENWWPALRERYPIELATDPADGSQDWQRVAHIHRSRSRHDELYDRYPAHLHIDILPRGQGAGLGRRLMTTLLDALRARRVPGLHLGVGSGNPGAYAFYRAMGFTEERRGDWGSIMVMDLRE
- a CDS encoding lysylphosphatidylglycerol synthase transmembrane domain-containing protein, whose translation is MSPVSVTHTARRLRGVAAVAVAGVALFALRDRIPDPDAVWASIQGVNLGWLAVAVLAEALSMRLFAALLRRLLRSGGVRLTTPRSMAVTYARNAVSSSLPAGPVLSVAFTIRELGRLGASTSLSAATLALSAVYSTTTFALLGLVALLGGDATRMPALIALAAAATAVFALVRLRRRRHGAHRRDPHRRDPHRRDPHRRRACRILSAGDAIRPTGRDRLVLVVLALANWLLDVACLAAVCAAAGVGLGPHTVLLGYVAGKIAATVAFIPGGLGVTELGMAATFVGAGTTGTMAAAVVALYRLISYWAVLAVGWIAWLLLRDAVRARLAAAGRWLLGVAGCGDDKTGMRPAR
- a CDS encoding TetR family transcriptional regulator; this encodes MAGKVRAERVGATRERILSAAERLFAEHGVSAVSNRQVSEAAGQGNNAAVGYHFGTKADLVRAIARRHAEPVDRIRERMLAGIGDSADVRDWVACLVRPVTEHLAAQGTPTWCARFIAQVVTDPSLRAIIAEETQGSLRKVMAGFHRCLPELPAGVRAERGDMAWHLITHVCAERERALAKGASTPRPSWNDTATGLIDALVGLWLAPVSGDP
- a CDS encoding DUF1707 domain-containing protein; translated protein: MTTYSGTTLRSRPAAPAATPAASPRAGAADRDHAVELLADAYGAGYLTKEEFDERLGLATRARHHAELDALLADLPPRLRTSRDRARGPARKARAARLGVRIHAGVYAGTSLLMVAVWLVVGRSTGSWYPWPIWPVLGWGVGVLGHAVPVTLATRARERREAF
- a CDS encoding TetR/AcrR family transcriptional regulator encodes the protein MEATSTTGPSRRQRVRDATLRELISVSREILTTQGVEALTIRAVAREMGMTPPGVYRYFDSHRALLDAVILAILDELTEFVAAAVDEVDEADTAGRLVTASRALRRWGVEHPREFHLSLVVSPPEEENPTVRRARGQVGRLFGEIFAGVWRDYGNASPAAWPREPRIEPLAERLVRILEITMPSTAAAAAFTRCWMRLYGMVCLESLGLPRIVGDEEGDLFEAELAELSRTLGLPEAALRTGR
- a CDS encoding MerR family transcriptional regulator; this encodes MPEGLVQIGEVAERLGLSLRTIRHYEEVGLVVPARTQGGFRLYSEEDVQRLALIRRMKPLAFTLEEMRDLLEITDRLARGDDDPGLVARLQLFERAVAERADRLREQLAMAREFAEQLRRQRLSAPKPTPAH
- a CDS encoding ATP-binding protein, which encodes MTKEHDTMNSQTMDRADVRTDESVLDEYTCPVPHTPQEVGAVRHRALGVLTAWGTPGTAAQEAVLVISEMVTNAVLHALPPAEFRLLRCAEGDHDIIRVEVTDAGAAPVWPGAEAAPGECGRGGVVVDALAIRHGARSGPSGTITWWADLPAR